In Candidatus Methylomirabilota bacterium, the genomic stretch CCGGCGCCGGTACTCGGCGACCTCCTCCGGCGTGGCCCGCCGCACCACCCGCGGGTAGACACGGTCGCGCTTCCCCTCGGGCAGCTCGCGCGCCGGGCGGCGCACCTCGCCGAGGACGTGCCCATTCGGGACGTCGACCAGGTAGAACTCGCCGACATGGAGGTCGAGCGCGTCGTCCACCCGGTAGTCGTCGGCGCGCGACCCCTCGCGCAGCCGGATCCCGACCAGACGCACGGGAGGCGCGGTGGGCCCGGCATCGGAGATCCCCGGCATTCTGTCCATCTCCCTTATCCTAGGCCGCCGGCGGCGCGAGCGCCAGGAGCGCGTGCTCGAGCGCCAGGCGCGGGCTGACGTTGCCATCGAGGGCGAGCCAGGATTCTTTGATCGCCGCCAGAGCCGCCGTCAGTCCGGGCAGCGTCAGACGACGCGTCAGGCTCGCCAGCTCCTCTCGACGGTCGATGTTGACGAGCAGGGCGGGATCGCCGCCAGCCGTGAGGCACACGGCGTCCCGATACCAGAGCCAGTAGGTCTCGAGGTAGGCCGCGACCGCGGCCCGGTCCGGCGCCAGCTCGTCGAGGTGTCCGGCGAGCTCCGGCCGAGACACCTCCGTGAGCGCGAGCGCGGCCGCCCGTCGCGCGCGGACCGCCTCCAGGTCGGCGCCGAGGGCGAGGCCGATCTGGCCGCGGCACAACCGGGCCAGCAGCCGGGCGGTGTCCGCGGCGGCGCCCCGCGCCGTGAGCACGCCGACGGCCTCGCCTTCGCCGAGGGGCCGGAACCGCACCGGCTGGCAGCGCGAGAGCACGGTCGGCGGCAGCGCGCGGGGGTTGGCGACGATCAGGACGAGGACGGTGCGGGCCGGCGGCTCCTCGAGCGTCTTGAGGAGCGCCTGCGCCGTCGGCAGGGTCATGCGGTCGGCGTCGTCGAGGATGAAGACCTTCCGCGGGCCCTCGTGCGGCGCCAGCGCGGCCCAGTGCTCGAGCTCGCGGACCTGGTCGATCCGCAGCGTCGCCACACCCCGGGGGTTGTCCTTCGGCGGCAGCGGCGCGATCAGGTGGCAGTCGGGGTGCTGCCCGGCGGCGACCCGCCGGCAGGCCACGCACGTGCCACAGCCCTGCCGGGAGCAGAGGCACGCCTGCGCGAAGGCGAGCGCGGTGAGCCGGCGGCCGACGCCGG encodes the following:
- the holB gene encoding DNA polymerase III subunit delta', with the protein product MRAREGVEPGRGRAGTTGRSGPPGAPSPAPLWEAIVGQQAAVTLLRRALTAERVAHAYAFVGPPGVGRRLTALAFAQACLCSRQGCGTCVACRRVAAGQHPDCHLIAPLPPKDNPRGVATLRIDQVRELEHWAALAPHEGPRKVFILDDADRMTLPTAQALLKTLEEPPARTVLVLIVANPRALPPTVLSRCQPVRFRPLGEGEAVGVLTARGAAADTARLLARLCRGQIGLALGADLEAVRARRAAALALTEVSRPELAGHLDELAPDRAAVAAYLETYWLWYRDAVCLTAGGDPALLVNIDRREELASLTRRLTLPGLTAALAAIKESWLALDGNVSPRLALEHALLALAPPAA